From one Phocaeicola salanitronis DSM 18170 genomic stretch:
- the sufD gene encoding Fe-S cluster assembly protein SufD — MKAEQQYIDLFTQCEALICRHSAEGLNAPRAKAFADFERLGFPTRKQEKYKYTEVGKYFAPDFGLNLNRLEFPVNPYEVFKCDVPNMSTSLYFVINDSFDKHDHPSAQLPEGVLFGSLKELAVQHPDLIKNHYGKLADTSKDGLTAFNTMFAQDGVLMYVPKNVVIEKPIQLVNILRADVDTLSNRRLLIILEEGAQAKLLVCDHAMDNVNFLSTQVTEVFVGENAYFDLYELEETHNSTVRFSQLFVEQQAGSNVLLNGMTLHNGTTRNTTEVQLVGRGAEISLCGMAIADKNEQIDNHTTIDHKVPDCTSNELFKYVLDDQAVGAFAGKVLVREGAQHTSSQQTNRNICATREARMYTQPQLEIYADDVKCSHGATVGQLDENALFYMQQRGIPLKEARLLLMFAFVNEVIDYIRMDALKDRLHRLVEKRFRGELNKCQGCAICK; from the coding sequence ATGAAGGCAGAACAACAGTATATTGACCTTTTCACACAATGTGAGGCATTGATTTGCCGGCATAGTGCGGAAGGACTGAATGCGCCGAGGGCAAAAGCTTTTGCCGATTTTGAACGGCTGGGTTTTCCTACGCGTAAGCAGGAAAAATACAAATATACGGAGGTTGGGAAGTATTTTGCTCCGGATTTCGGATTGAATCTGAACCGCTTGGAGTTTCCGGTAAATCCGTATGAGGTATTCAAGTGTGATGTGCCCAATATGAGTACTTCCTTGTACTTTGTTATCAATGATTCGTTTGACAAGCATGACCATCCTTCTGCACAATTGCCGGAAGGTGTGCTTTTCGGAAGCCTGAAAGAGCTGGCTGTGCAGCATCCGGATTTGATAAAAAATCATTATGGAAAGCTTGCCGATACATCGAAAGACGGGCTTACGGCGTTCAATACGATGTTTGCTCAAGACGGTGTGTTGATGTATGTCCCCAAGAATGTAGTGATAGAAAAGCCCATTCAGTTGGTGAATATTCTGCGTGCGGATGTTGATACATTGTCGAACCGCCGTTTGCTGATTATTTTGGAAGAGGGTGCTCAAGCTAAGTTGTTGGTGTGTGACCATGCCATGGATAATGTGAATTTTCTTTCTACTCAGGTGACAGAAGTCTTTGTAGGGGAGAATGCTTACTTTGATTTGTATGAGTTGGAAGAAACACATAACAGTACCGTCCGTTTCAGTCAGTTGTTCGTAGAACAGCAGGCAGGAAGCAATGTCTTGTTGAACGGCATGACGCTGCATAACGGGACGACACGAAACACTACCGAAGTGCAGCTTGTGGGACGTGGGGCAGAGATAAGTCTGTGTGGCATGGCGATAGCCGATAAGAATGAACAGATAGATAACCATACGACAATAGACCACAAGGTACCTGACTGTACCAGCAATGAACTCTTTAAATATGTGCTCGATGACCAGGCGGTAGGTGCATTTGCCGGTAAGGTGTTGGTGCGTGAAGGTGCCCAGCATACTTCTTCCCAGCAGACGAACCGGAATATTTGTGCAACCCGTGAGGCCCGGATGTATACCCAGCCCCAGCTGGAAATCTATGCGGATGATGTGAAGTGTTCGCATGGAGCTACGGTAGGGCAGTTGGACGAAAACGCCTTGTTCTATATGCAGCAGCGAGGTATTCCGTTGAAAGAAGCCCGCTTGTTGCTGATGTTTGCTTTTGTCAACGAGGTAATTGATTACATCCGGATGGATGCTTTGAAAGACCGTCTGCACCGTTTGGTAGAAAAACGCTTCCGTGGCGAACTGAACAAGTGCCAAGGGTGTGCGATATGTAAATGA
- a CDS encoding lysine exporter LysO family protein produces MKGSLIIVGFFALGCVCGLFHVIPFDIAKTDISFYTLCALMFSVGLSIGNDPQTLKNFRSLNPRLIFLPIMTILGTVSAAALVSLLLPHRSAADCMAVGAGFGYYSLSSIFITEYKGAELGTIALLSNILREIITLLCAPLLVRWFGNLAPISAGGATTADTTLPIITQCAGQQFAVVSIFHGFVTDFSVPFLVTFFCSL; encoded by the coding sequence ATGAAAGGCAGTCTGATTATCGTAGGGTTTTTTGCCTTGGGATGTGTGTGCGGACTGTTCCACGTCATTCCATTCGACATCGCAAAGACCGACATCAGCTTTTACACGTTGTGTGCCCTGATGTTCAGCGTGGGATTAAGCATCGGCAACGACCCTCAGACACTGAAAAACTTCCGGAGTTTGAATCCGAGGCTGATATTCCTTCCGATAATGACGATACTGGGAACCGTATCGGCAGCCGCATTGGTCAGCCTGTTGCTTCCGCACCGGAGCGCAGCCGACTGTATGGCTGTAGGAGCCGGTTTCGGCTACTATTCGCTATCAAGCATCTTCATTACCGAATACAAGGGAGCGGAACTGGGCACCATTGCCTTACTGTCGAATATCCTGCGTGAAATTATCACGCTGTTGTGCGCACCCTTATTGGTCCGCTGGTTTGGCAACCTGGCTCCCATATCCGCCGGAGGAGCCACCACGGCAGACACCACCCTGCCTATCATCACCCAATGTGCAGGGCAGCAGTTTGCTGTAGTGTCTATCTTCCACGGATTTGTAACGGATTTCAGCGTACCGTTCTTAGTAACATTCTTTTGTTCTTTATAA
- a CDS encoding MGH1-like glycoside hydrolase domain-containing protein, with amino-acid sequence MNTTTIKTLLFSCLTAGLAACSPTVQEAHTDLRYEFGNILNITLTPDSTVRRAGCFTDAGSWMGFMIPQADKWVNGFCGPFSIDNRIWFAQSAVSVDFQNGADGLSPDSTSYFPGEVYMASSSETGTIEQRMNFINSSTALLQITSNADKGFIITGKDWNNNIRLEQEDQTITARHPNGEIVQLTFMPGVTLTCDGKNYTAQTDAQCSQTNVAISFYFTNEELASGTQKSIALLQNTEAALQKNDDRWQTYLQKILRKDMKHEYDRVAVKSAVTLISNWRTHREGLLHEGVIPSHAVPYFIGFWAWDSWRFSAALARFAPELAKNNIRAMFDYQQPDGMIIDCIYTNSAENNARDSKPPLVCWAVDEIFTYNQDTAFVKEMYPQLLAYYKWWYQKRDHNRNGMCEFGSTDGTLEAAGWESGMDNAIRFDNAKMLKNGSDAWSLDQESVDLNAYLAYECKLLKKFAGLIGSSFDGPDYSDKVADYFFNDKIGWFCDKRIADGSFIAEPACEGYTPFWTKIASKEQMEKALVLLTDTTKFSTYIPFPTAAADNPKCDPNGYWRGPIWLDQTYQAIRGLRNYGYKELADKYTMQVFDRCQGLTGDAPIHENYGTHNGELLQASHFSWSASHLLMMYEDFGK; translated from the coding sequence ATGAATACGACAACAATCAAAACCCTATTGTTCTCTTGCCTTACCGCTGGGCTTGCCGCCTGTAGCCCGACGGTACAAGAGGCACATACCGACCTCCGTTATGAGTTCGGCAACATCTTAAACATAACGCTTACCCCTGACTCGACTGTCCGCCGTGCCGGATGCTTTACGGATGCCGGCTCTTGGATGGGATTCATGATTCCACAAGCAGATAAATGGGTAAACGGATTCTGCGGGCCGTTCAGCATCGACAACCGTATCTGGTTTGCACAATCAGCAGTCAGCGTTGACTTCCAAAACGGGGCAGATGGCCTTTCACCGGATTCCACTTCTTATTTTCCGGGTGAAGTATACATGGCTTCCTCTTCCGAAACCGGCACCATCGAACAACGTATGAATTTCATAAACAGTTCGACAGCACTGCTGCAAATCACCAGCAATGCCGATAAGGGGTTCATCATTACCGGAAAAGACTGGAACAACAATATCCGGTTGGAACAGGAAGATCAGACCATTACGGCACGTCACCCCAACGGTGAAATCGTACAACTGACATTCATGCCGGGAGTAACCTTGACATGCGACGGCAAAAATTATACGGCACAAACCGATGCGCAATGCAGCCAAACCAATGTAGCCATCTCTTTCTATTTTACAAACGAAGAATTGGCATCAGGTACACAGAAAAGCATCGCCCTACTTCAAAATACCGAAGCGGCGCTGCAAAAGAACGACGACCGCTGGCAAACTTACCTGCAAAAGATTTTACGCAAAGACATGAAGCATGAATACGACCGTGTAGCTGTAAAATCAGCCGTCACCCTCATCTCTAACTGGCGTACACATCGTGAAGGCCTTCTGCATGAAGGAGTTATCCCCAGCCATGCCGTACCTTATTTCATTGGCTTTTGGGCATGGGACAGCTGGCGTTTCTCGGCAGCATTGGCACGCTTTGCGCCTGAACTGGCAAAAAATAACATCCGTGCCATGTTTGATTACCAGCAGCCGGACGGCATGATTATCGACTGTATCTATACCAACTCCGCCGAGAACAATGCACGCGACAGCAAACCACCCTTGGTATGCTGGGCTGTGGACGAAATCTTCACTTACAACCAAGACACCGCATTTGTAAAAGAAATGTATCCGCAGCTGCTCGCTTATTATAAATGGTGGTATCAAAAACGTGACCATAACCGTAACGGCATGTGTGAATTCGGCTCAACCGACGGAACACTGGAAGCAGCCGGATGGGAAAGCGGCATGGACAATGCGATTCGTTTCGACAATGCCAAGATGCTGAAAAACGGAAGCGATGCATGGAGTCTTGATCAGGAAAGCGTCGACCTCAATGCGTATTTAGCATACGAATGCAAATTGCTGAAAAAGTTCGCCGGACTCATCGGAAGCAGTTTCGACGGACCGGACTACAGCGATAAAGTTGCTGATTATTTCTTTAACGACAAGATAGGATGGTTCTGTGACAAACGCATCGCTGACGGCAGCTTCATTGCAGAGCCTGCATGTGAAGGATATACACCCTTTTGGACAAAGATAGCCAGCAAGGAACAAATGGAAAAAGCACTGGTGCTGTTGACCGACACAACCAAGTTCTCAACGTATATTCCTTTCCCGACAGCTGCTGCAGACAATCCCAAATGTGACCCGAACGGATATTGGAGAGGTCCTATCTGGCTTGACCAGACGTATCAAGCCATTCGTGGATTACGCAATTATGGTTACAAAGAGTTAGCAGATAAATATACAATGCAAGTATTCGACCGTTGCCAAGGGCTGACCGGTGATGCGCCGATTCATGAAAATTATGGCACACATAATGGCGAACTGCTTCAAGCTTCACACTTCAGTTGGAGTGCTTCGCACCTGCTGATGATGTATGAAGACTTTGGTAAATAA
- a CDS encoding aminotransferase class V-fold PLP-dependent enzyme, with the protein MYDISKIREDFPILSRTVYGKPLVYLDNGATTQKPRCVVESITDEYYSVNANVHRGVHFLSQQATNLHEASRETVRKFINARSTSEIVFTRGTTESINLVASTFADSQMQAGDEVIVSVMEHHSNIVSWQLQAARKGIVLKVIPMNDRGELLLDEYEKLFSPRTRIVSVTHVSNVLGTVNPVDKLIEIAHAHNVPVLIDGAQSIPHLPVDVQKLDADFYVFSGHKVYGPTGIGVLYGKETWLDKLPPYQGGGEMIKNVSFEKTTFNELPFKFEAGTPDYIGSTALAKALDYVSAIGMENIEAYEHELTSYAMERLKAIPGMRIFGEAEQKGAVISFLVGNIHHFDMGTLLDRLGIAVRTGHHCAEPLMHRLGIEGTVRASFALYNTKEEIDTLVAGIERVVKMF; encoded by the coding sequence ATGTACGATATTTCAAAAATCAGAGAAGATTTCCCGATTCTTTCACGAACGGTATATGGGAAGCCTCTTGTATATTTAGACAATGGAGCGACAACTCAAAAGCCACGTTGTGTGGTAGAGTCAATTACCGATGAGTATTATTCGGTAAATGCCAATGTGCATCGGGGGGTTCATTTCCTTTCACAACAAGCTACTAATCTGCACGAAGCTTCGCGCGAGACTGTGAGGAAATTCATCAATGCCCGCAGTACAAGCGAAATCGTTTTTACCCGGGGGACTACGGAGAGCATCAATCTGGTGGCCTCCACTTTTGCGGACAGCCAGATGCAGGCAGGCGATGAAGTGATTGTGTCGGTCATGGAGCATCATAGCAATATTGTTTCGTGGCAATTACAGGCAGCCCGTAAAGGAATTGTATTGAAAGTAATCCCGATGAACGACCGGGGAGAATTGTTGCTGGATGAATACGAGAAGCTTTTTTCTCCACGTACCCGTATCGTGTCGGTAACTCATGTATCCAATGTGTTGGGTACGGTTAATCCGGTAGATAAATTAATAGAGATAGCGCATGCCCACAATGTGCCGGTCTTGATTGACGGGGCGCAAAGCATTCCTCATTTGCCGGTAGATGTACAGAAGTTGGATGCCGATTTTTATGTATTCAGCGGACATAAGGTATACGGACCGACAGGCATCGGTGTATTGTACGGCAAAGAAACGTGGCTTGACAAGCTTCCTCCCTATCAGGGCGGGGGAGAAATGATTAAGAATGTAAGTTTTGAGAAAACAACATTTAATGAACTGCCCTTCAAATTCGAGGCGGGCACACCCGATTATATCGGCAGTACAGCCTTGGCTAAAGCATTGGATTATGTGTCTGCAATCGGTATGGAGAATATTGAGGCATACGAACATGAATTGACTTCCTATGCAATGGAACGCTTGAAAGCAATTCCGGGTATGCGTATCTTCGGCGAAGCAGAGCAAAAAGGAGCGGTTATTTCATTCTTAGTCGGAAACATTCATCATTTTGATATGGGAACCTTGCTCGACCGGTTGGGCATTGCCGTCCGTACCGGACATCATTGTGCCGAGCCGCTGATGCATCGGTTGGGGATAGAAGGTACGGTCCGTGCATCGTTTGCGCTTTACAATACGAAGGAAGAAATAGATACTTTGGTAGCCGGTATTGAACGGGTAGTGAAAATGTTTTGA
- a CDS encoding glycoside hydrolase family 2 TIM barrel-domain containing protein codes for MKHTAFILTFICATAWADNSQPWQDARINEINREPMTAHFLPFISEQAALAQQALPDEQRFNVNPATERRISLNGTWKFLYSKNNDACPADFQKPGYNTKKWKDIQVPGSWELQGFDAPIYTDTRYPFPPNPPYVPTDYNPVGAYVHEFTVPEGWDGMDIFLDFEGVESAFYCWVNGELAGYSEDSRLPAHFNVTNLLKKGKNKLAVKVFRYSDGSYMEGQDYWKYSGIERDVYLYARPQSRVKDFRMTAELVNGYKDGDFDLDVILNEPRQGQRVDVKILDAAGKQLIAETKTVSNETDTLFTIEKMFPNVLPWNAETPNLYTLVVTASDTQGKTLESFAHPFGFRTVEMKNGQQLINGVPVLFKGVNRHEHNRFTGRTIDVASMVEDIRLMKQFNINSVRNCHYPNRYEWYSLCDKYGLYLVDEANLESHGMMFHKDETLANYPDWEGAFMQRMSRMVQRDRNYTAIVTWSLGNESGYGKNFETIYHWTKQTDPTRPVQYEGGGYESVSDIYCPMYARIWRLRQHVNQRDARPLILCEYAHSMGNSTGNLQDYWDLIYKYDQLQGGFIWDWVDQTFAKKDEKGHDIWAYGGDMGFVGVPNDSNFCSNGLVASDRSLHPHIWEVKKVYQYVHFKPVAFTANRIEVDNWFDFIDLSDYQLRWTIEADGKAVQGGTMDFPYIPARSKGEVELPMQTLPAGNKEYFLKLEAITRKDTPLIPAGHVAAMEQWQLPVSNVASAMETVNGTLQSERTPEALTLNGTNFRISFSTKSGEMTALEYNGKNLVKEGLQANFWRGLTDNDVANGTEARCQTWKHAGQNATLKDIRLEESADKQLATVTAMYDMKEQESALTVTYRIRPNGVVGVTMQFTAGKKQLPEMPRLGMRMVLPGEYEQMTWLGRGPQENYADRKTGAAIGLYNATVWEQYHPYVRAQETGNKCDVRWVALRNAAGEGLLVTGEEPLNVSAWNFPMEDIMYRPFNIERRHGGSIEKKDMVWLNIDHLQMGVGGDNTWGAEVHPEYTITPHDWTYSFTLQPLGNKDDAAELAHKVWF; via the coding sequence ATGAAACATACTGCATTCATTCTTACATTTATCTGTGCTACTGCTTGGGCTGACAATAGCCAGCCCTGGCAGGACGCACGTATCAATGAAATCAACCGTGAACCGATGACGGCACATTTCCTGCCTTTCATCAGCGAACAAGCAGCACTCGCACAACAGGCTTTGCCCGACGAACAACGTTTCAACGTAAACCCGGCTACCGAACGCCGCATCTCGCTGAACGGCACATGGAAATTCTTGTACTCGAAAAACAACGATGCTTGCCCGGCAGATTTCCAAAAGCCCGGATATAACACAAAAAAATGGAAAGACATCCAAGTGCCCGGAAGCTGGGAACTTCAAGGCTTCGACGCACCTATCTATACCGATACGCGCTATCCTTTCCCACCCAATCCTCCATACGTACCTACTGATTACAATCCGGTCGGAGCATACGTACATGAATTCACCGTACCCGAAGGTTGGGACGGCATGGACATTTTCCTGGACTTCGAAGGAGTGGAATCGGCTTTCTATTGCTGGGTAAACGGAGAACTGGCTGGTTACAGCGAAGACAGCCGCCTGCCGGCACACTTCAACGTGACCAACCTGTTGAAAAAAGGGAAAAACAAACTGGCGGTAAAGGTATTCCGTTACAGCGACGGCTCCTACATGGAAGGACAGGACTACTGGAAATACAGCGGCATCGAACGGGATGTATACCTGTATGCACGTCCGCAAAGCCGTGTGAAAGACTTCCGAATGACCGCCGAACTGGTAAACGGCTACAAAGACGGAGATTTTGACCTTGACGTCATCTTGAACGAACCGCGCCAAGGACAACGCGTAGACGTGAAGATACTGGACGCTGCCGGCAAACAGCTGATAGCCGAAACAAAAACCGTCAGCAATGAAACAGACACCTTATTTACCATTGAAAAAATGTTTCCGAATGTCTTGCCTTGGAACGCCGAAACTCCCAACCTCTATACACTGGTCGTAACAGCTTCGGACACCCAAGGGAAAACACTGGAATCGTTCGCCCATCCGTTCGGTTTCCGTACGGTAGAGATGAAAAACGGACAACAGCTCATCAACGGAGTCCCTGTCTTGTTCAAAGGAGTGAACCGCCACGAGCACAACCGCTTTACCGGACGTACCATTGACGTAGCAAGCATGGTAGAAGACATCCGGCTGATGAAGCAGTTCAACATCAATTCGGTGCGTAACTGCCACTATCCGAACCGGTATGAATGGTACAGCCTGTGCGACAAATACGGACTTTATCTCGTGGACGAAGCCAATCTGGAAAGCCACGGCATGATGTTCCACAAAGACGAAACGCTTGCCAACTATCCCGACTGGGAAGGTGCATTCATGCAACGCATGAGCCGCATGGTGCAACGCGACCGGAACTATACCGCCATCGTCACCTGGTCGCTCGGCAATGAATCGGGCTACGGAAAGAACTTCGAGACCATTTACCATTGGACGAAACAGACCGACCCGACCCGTCCGGTGCAATATGAAGGAGGCGGCTACGAAAGCGTTTCGGATATCTATTGCCCGATGTATGCCCGTATCTGGCGTCTGCGCCAACACGTGAACCAACGGGATGCACGTCCATTGATTCTTTGTGAATATGCACACTCTATGGGAAACAGTACCGGAAACCTGCAAGACTATTGGGACTTGATTTACAAGTATGACCAACTGCAGGGAGGATTCATCTGGGACTGGGTGGACCAGACATTTGCCAAGAAAGACGAAAAAGGACATGACATCTGGGCATACGGAGGCGATATGGGATTCGTAGGCGTGCCCAATGACTCGAACTTCTGCTCCAACGGACTTGTCGCTTCCGACCGCAGCTTGCATCCGCATATCTGGGAAGTGAAGAAGGTATACCAATACGTTCATTTCAAACCGGTTGCGTTTACGGCAAACCGCATTGAAGTAGATAACTGGTTCGACTTCATCGACTTGTCTGATTATCAATTGCGTTGGACGATAGAAGCCGACGGAAAGGCTGTACAAGGCGGGACTATGGACTTCCCCTATATTCCAGCCCGAAGCAAAGGTGAAGTGGAACTGCCGATGCAAACCCTTCCGGCAGGAAATAAGGAATATTTCTTGAAACTGGAAGCCATTACGCGCAAAGACACTCCGTTAATTCCAGCCGGACACGTAGCCGCTATGGAACAATGGCAACTGCCCGTCAGCAATGTTGCATCTGCAATGGAAACAGTCAACGGTACGCTGCAAAGCGAACGCACGCCGGAAGCTCTGACACTGAACGGCACCAACTTCCGTATCAGCTTCAGCACGAAGAGCGGCGAGATGACTGCATTGGAATACAACGGAAAGAATCTGGTAAAAGAAGGCCTGCAAGCCAATTTCTGGCGCGGACTGACCGACAATGATGTAGCGAACGGTACAGAAGCACGCTGCCAGACATGGAAACATGCCGGACAAAACGCAACATTAAAAGACATCCGTCTGGAAGAAAGCGCAGACAAGCAACTGGCAACCGTAACTGCAATGTATGACATGAAAGAGCAGGAATCAGCTTTGACCGTAACTTACCGCATCCGTCCCAATGGAGTCGTAGGCGTAACCATGCAATTCACAGCAGGCAAAAAACAACTGCCTGAAATGCCCCGCTTAGGCATGCGTATGGTCTTGCCCGGCGAATACGAACAAATGACGTGGTTGGGAAGAGGACCGCAAGAAAACTATGCCGACCGAAAAACCGGAGCAGCAATCGGTTTATACAACGCAACCGTATGGGAACAATACCATCCCTATGTACGTGCCCAGGAAACAGGAAACAAATGTGACGTGCGCTGGGTAGCTTTGCGCAATGCCGCAGGCGAAGGCTTGCTGGTAACCGGCGAAGAACCGTTAAACGTAAGCGCTTGGAATTTCCCGATGGAGGACATCATGTACCGTCCCTTCAACATCGAACGCCGGCATGGAGGCAGCATTGAAAAGAAAGACATGGTATGGCTGAACATTGACCACCTGCAAATGGGCGTAGGCGGAGACAATACATGGGGAGCGGAAGTACATCCGGAATATACCATCACTCCACATGACTGGACATACAGCTTCACCCTTCAGCCGTTAGGCAACAAAGATGATGCTGCTGAATTAGCACATAAAGTATGGTTTTAA
- a CDS encoding RagB/SusD family nutrient uptake outer membrane protein → MKKILYMASLALTFAFAGCDDFLTVESPDFSTEIYWRDKSDVEAGLSAVYGQLENRTSNYGFAEHKYPVETFRGDDVAIGDDINNYPDMKDLYEYTYTNENATTKEYWMNNYNGINYANNVIFGIDKVQTSGEKMSDEDYNHLMGEAVFLRAYYHFKLILNWEDIIIRDEYLTSEEQVHKAISPRIDCWDFICTELEKAANLLPETRPSTETGRVTKDVAYAYLGWSYLTRAYEETDKKDTYLSQAIAAFNNVKHAALEPDFESMFNGTNKNCQESIFELQFTNITSDGAYHKHVMHYWVAAPSMGGWDEIRVSPMMYNEFLKEGKIANNNTQYDARAYASMIFDDAYYAADNSIFGEYNYADCFPSGSKTAYCFKKLMPSTYEEFAQSSVYTNVPLMRYANVMLMKAEALNEQGTEAGRTEAINLINEIRSVHGKLPPMEGNSYEAVKAQIEHERLVEFSMECYRFYDLRRWGKLEEAMKTDDRSNFNISEDQFLPIPLMESQSNNDVN, encoded by the coding sequence ATGAAAAAGATATTATATATGGCATCATTAGCATTGACATTTGCATTTGCTGGATGCGATGACTTTCTGACAGTTGAATCGCCTGATTTCTCCACCGAAATTTACTGGAGAGACAAGTCAGACGTTGAAGCCGGACTTTCCGCTGTATATGGCCAATTGGAAAACCGTACTTCTAATTACGGTTTTGCCGAACACAAATATCCGGTAGAAACTTTCCGTGGTGACGATGTAGCTATAGGCGATGACATCAACAACTATCCGGACATGAAAGACCTATATGAGTATACATACACCAACGAAAATGCCACGACCAAGGAATACTGGATGAATAACTACAACGGTATCAACTATGCAAACAACGTGATTTTCGGTATCGATAAAGTACAAACTTCCGGAGAAAAAATGAGTGATGAAGACTATAACCATTTAATGGGAGAAGCCGTTTTCTTAAGAGCTTATTATCACTTCAAACTCATTTTGAATTGGGAAGACATCATTATCCGAGACGAATACCTAACCAGTGAAGAACAAGTACACAAAGCCATCAGTCCGCGTATTGATTGCTGGGACTTCATTTGCACCGAACTTGAAAAAGCCGCAAATCTGCTTCCTGAGACTCGTCCTTCAACTGAAACAGGACGTGTAACAAAAGACGTAGCATACGCTTACTTAGGCTGGTCGTACTTAACTCGTGCATACGAAGAGACAGACAAGAAAGACACCTATTTAAGTCAAGCCATTGCCGCATTCAATAATGTAAAACATGCAGCATTAGAGCCTGATTTTGAAAGCATGTTTAATGGAACGAACAAGAACTGCCAAGAATCTATATTTGAACTGCAATTCACCAATATTACTTCCGATGGAGCTTACCACAAACACGTTATGCACTATTGGGTAGCAGCTCCTTCCATGGGAGGTTGGGATGAAATCAGAGTCAGTCCAATGATGTACAATGAATTCTTGAAAGAAGGAAAAATTGCCAACAACAATACGCAATATGATGCCCGTGCTTACGCTTCGATGATATTTGACGATGCATATTATGCAGCTGATAATTCCATCTTCGGAGAATACAACTATGCAGATTGTTTCCCCAGCGGCTCTAAAACGGCTTATTGCTTCAAAAAACTAATGCCGTCTACGTATGAAGAATTTGCCCAATCATCAGTCTATACCAATGTACCCTTAATGCGGTATGCCAATGTCATGCTGATGAAAGCTGAAGCCCTTAACGAACAAGGGACAGAAGCCGGACGTACTGAAGCCATTAACTTAATCAATGAAATCAGAAGCGTGCATGGCAAATTACCACCCATGGAAGGCAACTCATACGAAGCTGTAAAAGCACAAATCGAGCACGAACGTTTAGTAGAGTTTTCAATGGAGTGCTATCGTTTCTATGATTTGCGCCGTTGGGGCAAACTGGAAGAAGCCATGAAAACTGATGATAGAAGTAATTTCAACATCAGTGAAGACCAATTCTTACCCATACCATTAATGGAAAGCCAAAGCAATAATGATGTAAATTAA
- a CDS encoding LysO family transporter, translated as MFTVIGLMLGGMCIGFLLRKSRFTWIHNVITALIWILLFLLGVEVGGNRQIIEGLATIGLEAFVITLAAILGSCICAWALWYLLYKRKGGRA; from the coding sequence ATGTTTACAGTTATCGGACTCATGTTGGGAGGCATGTGCATCGGATTCCTGCTGCGCAAAAGCCGTTTTACCTGGATACACAACGTCATCACCGCACTTATCTGGATATTGTTGTTCCTGCTGGGTGTGGAAGTAGGAGGCAACCGCCAGATTATCGAAGGGCTTGCTACCATCGGATTGGAAGCGTTCGTCATTACCCTGGCAGCCATCCTCGGAAGCTGCATCTGCGCTTGGGCTTTGTGGTACCTATTATATAAAAGGAAAGGAGGACGGGCATGA